tattatggtttatgatatgaataaaaaagcAAACTGCAAAACGTGTGATCATTATATGCAACTTATTCTGTTCTGTGTATAACTCCTCTAATCCTCCACATGGAGGTCGAAGGTCAGGATTATCTAAAGTAGTAATGATTAAAACTTCTGTAAGTCAGATATTTTCCATTCATCTCAACTGTATAAACGTTTGTTTCTCTAATCACTGCTCATTAACCATCTCCATCATCGTCAATCATCATCATGGTCATCACAGCAGCTTTACTTGCTCCATCTGTTCCAGcatcctcctctgttgctccagTATTTCTCTCTGCTGGCTGACCAGCGTCCCCTGCTGCTCAGTGAGGAGCCTCTGCAGCTCTTTGACCTCGTCCTGCTGGCCCTTGAGGGCCTCAACGAGCTTCTCCTGGCTCTTAGAcaactgcagctgcagcacaagAGCATCCTCTGAGGGAACCTCATTGTTCCCTGCAGCAAAGAGAGCAAACTATTAAACAGCAGTTGAGTGATTATCATTTCCTCACTGAGAAGGTGCAAATCAGATTAGATTATCTCTTTGCATTTTACTCCTAATCATCCGCAGTCTGATACTGACCTGGTTTCATGTCACATGTCAGCTGTATCCATGCACCACGTTCCGACCCAAAGTCTGGAAGCTCATCCAGAAATTGAGCTGCTCTGTCTGTTACATGAACCGGGGAAGAGTTGCCTCTCCCGTCGTCTCCTCCATGCGCCTTTTGGCGCATCCGGGGGGGCAGTTTACATCCAATCCCTTTGCACTCCCGTGTTGCGCTGTCATCACTTGTCGGGCGATTAGAGACAGTAGTCGGACAAGTCCCGCCGGCGCAGCCAGGATGAAACACCTCCGCCGTGATGGTTCTCGGGTTCGTCCTCCGGTTGCCATCCGTACCCGCTTGTTGCGCAAAGCCGCCCTGCTGGGGTTGGATGATGGCGTACTGTGCTAGCGGCACGCTCTGGGCTTGGTGATGACTGAAATGAGCATCCTGTTGATAACTCTGGTGGACTTGTCCTGGTCTGGATTGTGCAGAGTGGTGAAACTGCCGTCGGGACGCCGCTGCTGTGTCCGTGCGCCCCTGGCAGTGCGCTCCGACGCACGGTCTGCTCCTGTCCTGGCCAGACAAGCAGTGCGTCCCCCGGCAGATCTCAGACACGCTCTGTGTTGCACTAAGTATAAATGTgagacagaataaaaatatcGCAGACATAGGTGCCATGTTGCAAAGCTGAAAGGTAAAAATGGAATTATGCCTTTTTAACGCATTAATCCCTCAGTTCTGTTTATCTTGATGGATCATCCCTTTAAGAAAAAATCCGTCAAATTAGTAATTGTCAACACACGTAACTGCCAATTGATCTTGAACGAGTGATTGAACAGAAATTCAGCTTGTCTCCATTGCGCGCACCGCGGTTTCTGCCCCCTTTGCCCCTTCTGGAGATAGCTACGTCTAGCCCACATGTGGCGCTCACTGCTCCTAATTGGCAACAGGTTTTGCTCCTAGTCTTAAATTAACCCGTAGCTTTCCCGGACATACCACTCTGCCGAGTCACTCCATTTCTATTGAAGCTATGCATGTGGTACATATTTGGATTATTCtagtgttatttttattctcacACTCAGGCTGGTCATTCATAAGCAGCTTGTTTGCATTGTAAGGAGAAGTGTCCTGATCTTCATGACAAGTCCCAAATGGTCCAGTGGAAtttcagagatttattttataaGGCATTTCACATGTGAGACTTTTCCTATTCAAAGggaattctttctttttcttttgccaTTTATGTTGATGACAGTTTTTTAACAAGCCCTGTCGGAATTTAATTCTGTGAAAGTCTCTTCTTTAAGCTTTGATCTGTTCTCTATAGTTGGATTAGGGTTCAGCAGTAGGACTTCTAAAACACAACTCTGTGATATTGTAAAGTAGGAGCCAAAACTGCCTCTCctgtaaaatgtaaactttGTTACAGTTTATTGCTGCTCTCATTTCCTTTCCCTGACCCCACATGGCTTTGATTAAAGCTTTAAGCCACATTTGAAACACTTGAATGTTTCCCCCTCTTCTCATTTTCATGGCAAGTCTAAGAAttaagctctctctctctctctctctctctctcacacacacacacacacacacacaaacaaacaaatacaaacactgtctgtAAGCAAGTCAGTAAATACTCCAACTCTCAGCAGCAGTTTGTTATAAAATAGTCACATTCAGTAGGTAAATTTGCATCTTTTTAAAGGACTGTTGGGGAGTTAAAACAgcaatgtgcacacacacacacacacacacacacacagcaggtggTTGCAGGGCTGCACTTAGACATAGCTACTAATTTTCACAGTCGAACGTAAGTGAGACCACACATGAATCTGAATACAGACATCAGCTGTACTGATCAGGAAGTATTAACTCTGTCCCTGGGTGTGCTAGAGAAGGCGGGAGAGAAAAGGGTGATGTCCAAACCGCTGGGCAACACCTCCCTAACAACTAAGACAGTTAGTATTTGTTTGGTGTTTATGTCTGGTAACCCCACAACACTAGACTGTGTCTTCACTGTGGGACTAACAGTAGTttcatcatttatgtttttctcatttttgtgcAACAAGTACAACAGAACATAACGTTTCTTGACATTCAACACATACATGGCATATTACATATGCAATATTTACTGTAGTATTTCTGAGTAAAATCCTGgtcctttttcattttgatttgtcatagCATGAAAATGATGAACATTACATTAgatggctctgttccatttaAGTGTCACAGTAAATTATACAAGAGAGCGAATTGCAACTCATCATTAATTGCACGTGAGCACttcctgctttgacatgtcaaaacatCTGCTGAGGAAAAAGACTTATTACTGTGTTCATATTGTTTAGAGTTACATCTCCTGCTAATGTAAATAATATTCTTTCCAgcttctctgctgctgtgactTTTAATTTCCCTGAATGGGAATCATGGgatcaatgtttattttcaagCTAATCTTGTTTCTTTGCAACTTAGTTATATGCAttgttgggcaagttacttaAAAACTCTCACTAACACATTAAATATtactcatttaaaaagtaaGTTTACTAATTAGCTGCTCAACAGCTAAAAACAGTTTATTAGTTACTCATTACTTTACTTTTGTTACTCATCCCAGCACCCTCGAAGGTGCCCGTTGAACAACTTCAAAGCCGTCACACTCACATATTGAACCTCCTGTGTTTAACACGTCACTGGGATTTGTAGCTGTAATATAATCACAGTACTGAATATCAAAGTGTAATCACTTAATCTACTCGCTACTGAAAAAGGTCATTTATTTAAAGGCCCCACACagccacacaggtgtttttagTTATGCTGATTAATTACACTTGGTTAAGAGTTGAAGTGGGTGGAATAAAGTTAGAAACTTGCTGATCTCATCAAACCCTGCATCCTAGAAAAACAAAGGTGCAACAAAACTTACACAAAAGCAAGGGAGATATATCAATCAATTGTGGTCTGCATATGCCCACAAAGTGCTGAGAGGAAGTCGAATCTGACAAAATAATGTACGAGGTTTGAcaaaatgaagagaagagaCAAGCGCATCATGGTCAGTAGCTGCAGTAAGAGCACCACCGACACATCTCATAATTAGAAATGTCAACCTCACTCTGCGTTGCCAGAGAAGTCATCTACTTCCTGATTTCACAGGAAATTCAGCTGATACGTGTGGGGGCAGTGATAGCAAGTCACGTGTTCAAGTGATTTCTCATACAGTGACCTCTGAGCCTTTATACACACTTATACGCACCTCATGATGCTTCAAAGTGTGAAAGAGCCTGAGAAGGTAAGAACTAAAtgatgttttgctgctgtgtaTTTATAGAGAAACTGAATGgtaaatatcaatatatatacaATGCTAATATCTAAGCTGTGTAAAACTACATTTCAGCATCGTACTCGTCTCTTTAAGAGTTAAATATTTGAGCAGTCACATCAGCTTTGTTTAGGACAAACACATGTCCTCTCGTGGCAGCCAATGGATGGTTGTGCAACTAATTAGAAAACAGTAAGAAGCTCTCGGCCAcgagaaaagtgaaaacatgttgGTTTACTGTCAGCAGGCAATGCTTTCTGATTCCTTTCATGCATATAAGTCTCAATAAATCACTTTTTGTACTCAAGCTTTGGCTCGTCCGCCTGtttgcctgcctgcctgtctgtctcctggTGGTTTGGTTGATGTGTGAGACCACAGTGGGAGACGGCAGCAACAATGCGACATGCCTGATGAGAGCGTGGAATTCAGAAACAAATGTGGTTTTGTAATGCATACTTTGATGAGCACGTGCCTGAGAAAGTCACTGCAAAGTCACTGACACATATAGATACCagtaattaaaactgaaaatagattttcagtatatatatgtatatatgtgtgtgttttatgagaCCATGAAAACAGAAGTTAGGATTTGATTTTCACATATGTGAGGCAGAAGTCATGGGACACCACAAAGGTAAAGTTCACTTCTTGATCCAAAAATTTCACTTTCATATGGAAGCAATTCTTAGTCCTCTGTCACCCTCTCCCCTCTTCCCCTTTTACCTCATTACAGTTTAATGGATGGTCTGTTTACTGTTCGGCGTAAACAGAGAATGAGACTGAACAGCACAGGCAAAACTGTATACGTCCCTCTGTTTGTGCATATATACATTAggctgcgtgtgtgtatatgtttgcaTCTTTGTATGAAGAAGAACAAGTGGTACGGAGCAGTAAAACGTAAGACAGAGACTCAAAATTTATGAACGCTTCAAACACCACGTACAGATTTACTATACACAAGATAGACTGTGCACTTTGCACAGCTCCGGCTACagctttaatatttaaaacatttcagtgtaAAGTTAAACATAACCGAACAGATGTCTGCTGCGCTCTGATGCGGCCCCGCTCTGTTTGGTTAAATTAAGATgcagaaagaaaagataaaagtgATCCCAGCTGGGAAACTGACTGTTTCAATTCTTATTTAAACTACTTAAACGTATGTAAGGTCACAGAAGCCTGGAGcctctcccagcatgcactgagCAAACTAAAAATTAAGATATGTGAAATGGAATGTGGTCAATGAATTACAGCATTGAGATGCTTTGAAATATAATAGCAATAAAACTTAATTAGgtacataaaataatgaaaaacagaatatgtgaaAGGTGAAATCTAATTTCTTCAAATGAAAGGTGGTGAGATGAGAGCTTGTTAGCCAAGCAGTAAAATAGATACAGTGAGCATGACATTCAAACATGTCATATGAACACGCACAAGGATACAGAAGGTTCTACATTAATGAAGATGAGCATTACCACAGAAGAAGATTGGTAAAGGTAAAAGTTAGTTgacaactattaaattaattgcaaaGTATTTAGATAATCGATTAATAATTCCGAgacatttttacaaagaaaatgtcctaattctctgattccagtcttcaaatatgaatattttctggtttctttggcCTCTTATGATGTGAACTAAATATCTTTAAGTTGTGTGATTAacgtttttcactattttttgacatttaatggACGAAACAACTAATTGAGTAATTGCGAGAATAGTtgacagatgaatcgataatgaaaaataattattagttgcagcccttgtaAAAGTGTAAGGGTCTAATTGTGTGtccttaaaataaatatgatggTATAgcatacaaaacagaaaatatatggAATGTGTCTTCTTAAACCCACCTCCATATGTGTTGTTTATATATGCTGTTTCTAGGTTCTGTGCAGGCTGCTGTGGTtttactatacagtatattatctaTTGTTATTGATAACCGCACATAGCAGCAGTCTCACAGAGCTGGCAGGAAGCAGAGAGCTCATTCTTCAGCTTTTTAAGCTGCTCCACATGCGAGATGTATTTTTGACCCTAAAGCTGGCAAGATGCCGCCTCCATATGCACAACCCCAGACACATAGTTCCACAAAAATTTGCCTGATGAAAATCTTTGATCTCAATATAAagcctcctttttctttttttttcctcagaaatGATCAATTACGGGTAAAGAATGTGATGCATTTTGATTTGAGTTATCACCCATCATTCATACATTATTCAGTGAGTCACTCACAGTATCTTTGATTCTTAGAAATTCAATTTAAAGTAAGAAGTCTTCATTCTAAGACATTTTCAAGGAAACATGGGAGTCATTTTGCCATGCCACACACGCTGCTCTGTCATGGCAATGATACGGCAGTGTGTGCAAGCTTGTGACTTTGAACATTTAGAGACAGATATTTGTGGTTCTTTCTGTGGAATGATTAAGCACAAGCTTTGCATACTGATTATCTACTTTTACAGCTTTGACAGTCATATCTAAactgtgtacatgtgcatgaaTGCGTGGGTCAAAGAGTGTTTCCATCTCCATAACACAAGAATGTCAATTGTTGTGCTGGCCTCCTACTGTAGTTTATTTCCACTTTCTGCATGACAAACTGGTGTTAAACCAAGTTGAAACTGAattcaaactgaactgaaattgTCCAGTTTTTCAgttcctgctgctcctgctgtaGTCTATTATCTACCATGTACTGCTACTAAAATctaattttcttcttctattttcaGATGGCCGACATAGATGCCATGTTCAGTGACCTGCTGGGAGAGATAGATCATCTCTCTCAGGTGAGTTGTGTTGATTTCTGGACAGTATATCCCATAATGTATTAGTACATTTCCTATGCAAGTGAGAAACACATCAGTGTGATATCAAACATCTTTGGTCACATTCTTTCTCAAAACATGACCAGATGAGATGAGCTTTCGCTGAATGTTCCTGCTTTTGAAGTAGGAACAGGTTACAAGAAGTGAATCAGGCCAATCACTCATTACCTTACCTCGCTAATCTGGACATTATCTGATTACACATTGGCAGcctttgttttaaaacataaaaataagaCAGAGAAATGTAAGGCGATGCTGTGATGTGAAGTCATCACATCTGGATTGGACTGTGGGCGATCGCTGTAGATTTCCTTAAGCGCACATAAGCTGCTTCATCATATAAACGCGGCTCGCCAAGAAAAACATTACACGCTTCTAAACTGATACAACACTAGTCTGGGGTGCAAGTCATTACTGTGCATGTATGCTGAACGAGTGCAGCCCTAAGAATGGGATCAATCTCCAGCATTACATCAGACATACCAGAAAAAGGCTCTATATGTCACTTTGGCATCCGTCCTCTTGGAAAGCCATCATAGTGACAACACACCACTCCACAGACCGGAGTCTACAAGAAAAGCATTTTGATTAAAGCGTTCATCCTCGCAGAAACTCTGAGAAACAAAAGGATTTGAAGTAATTCCATTTATTGACTTGATTGGGTTCATTCGCTGCTTTACTGCCTTGGAGCCAGAAGACAAAGAGGAATGTTTTTTATCCCTGACTGAAGGAGCTCGGAGGTGTCATTTAAGCACCAGCTCCAGCATGCCAACATATGTTTTCAGCCACAGCCATCAAGGTTGAACTGCATGCTGGGAGGCTTCATTCTGTGTACAGTCAGGCAGTCTTCCCAGCTTGTTTATAGAGTATGACTGAGCCTGTGGAGACTTAATGttaatcattaaaatgttgcatttgaGATATTAGCCATTTCCCTTCATACCATTCAAATTCTTCAATAGAATCACAGATTCACCAGACATCTTGGGCCATTGTCTTGGTTGTGAAGAAAAATGAGATGGCTAATTGCAGTTCTTAACAGTCTGACATATGATTAATTGTCTGTGCACAAGCTGACTGCAATGTGTTCTCTGTTATTGGTACAGCttggaaacagagagggaaacaaaaTCACTGATAAATAACAGGCTTGTGTAACATAATTAAACAACAGTTCAGAGCAGTTCAAGGACACATGTGGCCTACTTCTATTTTTAGGCTGCTCTTTGATTACAAGAAACTACAAACTGTAGCttctgtcaaacacacaacctCTGTAATGAAGTGTTCTTAGGaaattaaaatctgattttctcGACATACCACGATGTCATTTGTGGGTGTTGGCAAAGACGGTGAAGTCTTGAAAGTGTGATATGTTTGTTAATTCATTTCCATTACATCTCCTCCCTGCAGAGTCTAATCTCTGCAGCTGACACACCAGAAGAGGTTCCTGTTTTACAGAGTGAAAGCACCTTCTCCATCGGCTTCACAGACCTGAATGGTAAGCGCTCATTCAGactataacacattttaaagcaaCTCGCAGCCGCAAGAACAGGAAAAAAGTTCAGTTTCCAGATGAGCAGTGTTACACAGATACATTTCAAAGTCCCCTTTCAAGAATTAGGATTCCAGCATCTGTTGGGAGATGGGGAGtgacttctgttttttcttgtgcCAGAAGGTCATTCCAACCTCTAAAAACTAGGAGGAATAGAATGGGAGGTATTTAGTTTGACCCTGGGAAGGGAAGAATGAGTGAATGGTGGTGgtaaaacacacagtaacaagAACCTACAGCCACACTTCCAGTTTTACAGTGTGTGGCTGTAGGCccacacactgtaaaacacaCTCTGTGAGACTGTAACTTATTACTTATTGTGAAGAAAACCAAACTGCTAGATagataaaccaaagtatttggCATGATtgtggcgctagatgaaaaggaAAGGGATTGTTAAAGTTCACATAGACtgtgaatgtctgcaccaaattatCTGGCAACCCATCCGATAGACAAGACATTTAACTCTGACACCCCTCTGGGTGTCCTCTGGTCACTTTCACGGCATAACCATTAATGTCTGTACAACACTctatgacaatccatccaatagctgttgtgatatttcaatgtggaccaaagtggtgagCGGACTGACCAACCACTGACAATACCATCTCTGCTGTCATCCTTTGCTGCCAGCatggtacaaattaaattaataaaatgaaataaatggcattaaaggaaaaaataaaatctgtgcCAACAAACCAAATTAATCTCTTGCTTCaataaaaatgaccaaatcctAATAACTTTGAAAGTTAAGTCACAATTAAATACACAGTGAGAAAGTTCTGTTAATTGTGTTCTTTAATAGCAGaatgcataaaaacacatttctggaGTTCACTTTAAACAGTACCAGACTCTTATAATCAGTTATATTAAATCAACTCTTCATTAACTAAATGGAATTAGATAGTTTCAAGTCTGGTCTTTCAGAACTTGAAATCATGTTACTTCATTAGTTCACTAAAAGCCCCTTCATTAAGTTGAACATAAAGAACATTAAGTTGTTTCCAAACttgtaacaacaacaaaaaaaaaaaaaacagcgaaAATTCTACATTGGACAAATTCAAAGGCAAAGCCCaagaattaaaacaaattcTGACGAAATTTTGAGTTTTCTCAACTCttttctcaacttttttttttggtagatATTTTGGTacctgttaaaagaaaaagtttgaaattcagtaaatgtatgaatgaatggaaTCGGCTCCGTAAgcacaaacatttgaaactaaCTGAAAACTGAGAATTTCTCACATGTCTCTGTTTTGAGTTATGTGTCTTTGTAACAACAGGATGAATCTTTTCTAACCTTCAGTTTCCAGGGAAGTTGTAGTGAGAGCTGCTGTACAACCACAGGCTGATCTGCCAGCCACCGAGCCGCTTTACTGGAGCAGCTGGGAGTTCAGATCTTTGCTCAATGGCACCTCAGCAGTGTTAATGAGGGAAGCAGTCCAGGGTTTGACCTTTACCTTTACTTTTTCTAACCTTCAGGCCACCTTTGCCTCCTCATCTCCTTACAGAGAGTCTTAATGAACTGGAGGACCATGACCTGGATGCTCTGGTGGCTGACCTGGGATCAAAATCGACCACATTGGAAATGAGACCTCAGACGCTCACAGATAATAAGATTGCAACACCCGCCATGACTCAGCGATCTGATTCAGCGGCTGCCTCCCCACCACCATCAAAAACTGCTGAATCCTCTGGAGTGCTGCAGACGGTAACCTAGAATCTCTCGCCAATTAAATAAAGTCGTAACTTCATGAATATGGAGAAGGAATTGATCGCCTCCTCATATTATGCTTCCAGGGGGAACCTAagacaaaggcagagaagatAAAATTGGCTTTGGAGAAGCTGAAAGAAGCCAACGTGAGGAAGGTAAAGTCAGAAGGCTTGAATCAAACATGGACAGAGTTCATACTTTCAATCCAATATAGTTAGATTATAGAGGCGAACTGAGGTGTGCTGTGTATGCTAGTTGATAGTAAAGGTGCTGATGAGTGACGGCAGCTTCAAGACTCTGATGGTGGATGggagacagacagtcagagagcTTTTGGACATGCTGTTTGAGAAGACGCACTGTGATTGCAGCATCGACTGGAGCCTGTGTGAAACAAACCCTGAGCTGCAGATCGGTgggttgaacacacacacacacacacgctcaaaTCGTATGCAGGAAATCATAAGTGTGTGCACATCAAGTATATTATACAGTTTCAGAGGAGCTCAGGGAGTTTCTGGctagtgagtgtgttagtgtgctATCTCATCTTTTTTAGAAAGAGGCTttgaggaccatgaatgtttaGTGGAGCCGCTGTCTGCGTGGACTCGCCACAGTGAgaataaaatctgttttgtgTTGAGACCTCAGAAGTATGTGATGTTCACAGACCCTCAGGTGAGTAGGAGCAAGCATTTTCTTCACGCCAAAGCTTGATGCTTTTAATGCTCAGATAGTAAACTGGACCACGTCTTTCTCATCCTGTAGTTATTTTACATGTGGAAAAAGCAGAGGGCATGTTTGAGTAATATTACCGAACAAGCCAAAGAACTCTTACTCAAGGTGAGTGACACACCTCACCATAATGATGTCATTATATGTCAAAGTTGTGTCATCTCAAAGATGAAAACAGTTTGAGAAGTTTTGCCTTGTTttacaaatgattattttcttttatccaCTCAGTTTTGCATGTTATCTTTCTCCTCTGACCCTGCAGGAGCATTTTGGGGGTTCTACTCTGATTGTCCCTGATCTTGAGGGCGTGCTGCACCTAAAGGAAGATGGAAAGAAGGTTTGGAAACCTCGCTACTTTGTGCTCAGGGCCTCGGGCATCTACTTTGTACCCAAAGGAAAGTCAAAGGTATGACAAATCAAACTATGAGAACATTCTACATCCTATTTCACCTTAAATGCAAGCAGATACTGAATTTAGTGCCAAATGTAGAGACAAGAAACATAGTTAACAATGCATTGTTCACACCAGTCTACTTGTTTCTATAGCTATAACAGAAAAGTGAGAGGTAATATTTAGCAACCTCTGTGGCGGAAACCCCCACAAGTGATGCCTGGAGCAAATGATGCTGGGTTGTGGTCATGACAATGAATGCAACAAATACTCAGTTATGGTTTCATGGGGTGATATTTTGGCACCAGACAGAAGATTTCGTGCACATTACTCACTGTCTTACAGGGGATTTGTGTCAAGCAGTAGCTGCACAGTGTTTAAACTTACAACCTGAATTTCAACATTCAAAACTGCAAATCAGTGCATAATTTAGACTTGAAATGAATGTTAGCATGATCAATTTAAAACACTGTTTACTTAGAAGATGAAATACATCTGTAATTTTGAGAAATTATGCCAAGTTCAGACTATTAACAACTGTCTACTTGATgagaaaatggagaaatgaaaagaaaaaaccgGAGAAGACAAGCAGCACTCCTTAaacaaagagacaagaaaagtcCATCATGGCTTACGTCTGAGTGCTCGAGCAtagcagagacagaaaggcaAGAGGAAGAGCAGAAGAAATGAAGATGGACAGTGTGAACTGAGGCCTTGCTGCTGTTAAAGAGGAACATGTCGTCTTATCACTGagacagagcagaaaaacacCACCCGGGCTAACTCCGAAGAATGGAAGAAATAGATGAGGGAGGGAAACTGTGCAAGGCAGATGTGCAAATCACAAACATAAGAGAGCTGCGAGAATCATCTGAGGTCAAGGACGCATGGACGAAGCAAAGAAAGAATCTGGAAAGGATAGTTCATTAGGCAGAGCTTCTCTTGCAGCCTCAAATGCACCCACATGTGActgcaacacagacacaaaaccTACCTGAAGAGGTGAGAATAACAGAGGTGTGATCAAACGGGAAGAGTCAATGAGAAACCTGAAAgataaaacatcagtaaaagAGTCTCTGCAGACTTGTAGGAAGTGGAGGTGTTTCCAGTGAACAACATTTTATCAGAGCTGAATGATCTCTATTAAATGTGTGAACATGATGTGTTGAAATGGACTTCCTTTGATTgttgaataaagaaaaatgggCAGGTACTGAATTGTTTTCTTAGAATTGTCATTTTGAATACCTACCACGCAATGTGCTCAAGAAAGTGAATGTAGTTCAttctctcacgcacacacacatattcataacATGCTCAGAGCAGAATCCCAACAACTATGTAGCAATATGTTCCACATTCCTACAGGTCAGTGtgattatttgctgtttttctctgcccGGCAGAGTTGTAGTGATCTTGCCTGCTTTGTCCATTTCGAAAAAGTCAACATCTACACCACCAACAACTACAAACAGAGATACAAAGCTCCCACCAACTTCTGCTTCATACTAAAGGTGAGCTAAGAAATTATACTCACTAAAGACTGATAgcataaaatcataaatcataaaagcACATAGCAAGTAGACAGGATGTAGTCAGTCGTGTGTTTCTTATGTGGTTTGCTAAACTTGAGGGTGTTATTAAGAGAATGTTGCTTGTTTGCGTGTTTGGGCAGCAACATAGACAGAAAtatctctgttctctgtgtatCAATAGGAAGTGTACAAATGTCTCTATTTTTCCTAAAATTAGTACCAAATTACATTATTCTTTCTAATAAACATTATGAGGAAGCTTGT
This sequence is a window from Thunnus albacares chromosome 12, fThuAlb1.1, whole genome shotgun sequence. Protein-coding genes within it:
- the LOC122993337 gene encoding amyloid beta A4 precursor protein-binding family B member 1-interacting protein-like isoform X1; this translates as MMLQSVKEPEKMADIDAMFSDLLGEIDHLSQSLISAADTPEEVPVLQSESTFSIGFTDLNESLNELEDHDLDALVADLGSKSTTLEMRPQTLTDNKIATPAMTQRSDSAAASPPPSKTAESSGVLQTGEPKTKAEKIKLALEKLKEANVRKLIVKVLMSDGSFKTLMVDGRQTVRELLDMLFEKTHCDCSIDWSLCETNPELQIERGFEDHECLVEPLSAWTRHSENKICFVLRPQKYVMFTDPQLFYMWKKQRACLSNITEQAKELLLKEHFGGSTLIVPDLEGVLHLKEDGKKVWKPRYFVLRASGIYFVPKGKSKSCSDLACFVHFEKVNIYTTNNYKQRYKAPTNFCFILKHPCIQKESHYIKFLCCDNEHTLLLWVNSIRIAKYGTVLYQSYQTALRRASTLQSVYPAAFKDKNGQVPQISPQPAGPSPPKTTSVEDYPHELPPDFIPPPPPEHAQV
- the LOC122993337 gene encoding amyloid beta A4 precursor protein-binding family B member 1-interacting protein-like isoform X2, whose product is MKRRDKRIMMADIDAMFSDLLGEIDHLSQSLISAADTPEEVPVLQSESTFSIGFTDLNESLNELEDHDLDALVADLGSKSTTLEMRPQTLTDNKIATPAMTQRSDSAAASPPPSKTAESSGVLQTGEPKTKAEKIKLALEKLKEANVRKLIVKVLMSDGSFKTLMVDGRQTVRELLDMLFEKTHCDCSIDWSLCETNPELQIERGFEDHECLVEPLSAWTRHSENKICFVLRPQKYVMFTDPQLFYMWKKQRACLSNITEQAKELLLKEHFGGSTLIVPDLEGVLHLKEDGKKVWKPRYFVLRASGIYFVPKGKSKSCSDLACFVHFEKVNIYTTNNYKQRYKAPTNFCFILKHPCIQKESHYIKFLCCDNEHTLLLWVNSIRIAKYGTVLYQSYQTALRRASTLQSVYPAAFKDKNGQVPQISPQPAGPSPPKTTSVEDYPHELPPDFIPPPPPEHAQV